One stretch of Buteo buteo chromosome Z, bButBut1.hap1.1, whole genome shotgun sequence DNA includes these proteins:
- the LOC142027079 gene encoding interferon epsilon-like: MNVFGLIPIGLILLCTTTISSLQCNHLPLQQRKMIENSLQLLDKMGKKFPQQCLREKMSFRFPEQVLKPRQKEAVKVAIEEIFQHIFYIFSKNLTLAAWDGTAIEQFQNGLYQQIEQLEACVTKKQTHYFHSKEVNRLKLKKYFQKIDCFLKDKQHNLCSWEISRAEMRRCLQLIDKVVRKLNN, encoded by the coding sequence ATGAATGTTTTTGGCTTGATACCAATTGGCCTCATACTGTTGTGCACCACCACCATCTCCAGTCTTCAGTGTAATCACCTTCctttacagcaaagaaaaatgattgaGAACAGCCTGCAACTTTTGGACAAAATGGGCAAAAAGTTTCCTCAACAATGTCTAAGAGAGAAAATGTCCTTCAGATTTCCTGAGCAGGTTCTAAAGCCCAGACAGAAAGAGGCTGTCAAAGTGGCCATTGAAGAGATCTTCCAACACATCTTCTATATCTTTAGCAAAAATCTGACTCTAGCTGCTTGGGATGGGACAGCTATAGAACAATTCCAAAATGGACTTTATCAGCAAATTGAGCAATTGGAGGCATGTGTAACCAAGAAGCAGACCCACTACTTTCACAGTAAAGAAGTCAACAGgctgaaactgaaaaagtaCTTCCAAAAAATAGACTGTTTTCTTAAAGACAAACAACACAACCTGTGCTCCTGGGAGATCAGCCGTGCAGAAATGAGGAGATGTCTTCAATTGATTGATAAAGTCGTAAGGAAGCTTAACAACTAA